TGTCCGCGATTCCGACGTCGCGTCTGCGGGCCTTGATCGAAGAAGGTCACGCTCGCCCCGCGCGTGGCAGGTTGACCGATCTGCCGTTCCCGGAGCCTGGGCCCGTTCTGGCGGACGCTCTACACGACATGCGAGACGACGAGCGATACTGACGTGGCCTTCTACGTCGACACGTCGGCGTTGGTCAAGCTGGTGGTCGCCGAGCCAGAGACGGCAGCATTCCGCGCATGGTTGGACGAACCGGGTCGAGAGCCGGTCACTTGCGACCTGGCGCGGACCGAACTGATGCGGGTCGTTCGCAGGGCTGTGCCGGACCGCGTGCTGCGGGCGCGTGAGGTGTTGGATGCGGTCACTCTGGTCCGTGTCACGCCGGCGGTCTTCGAGAGCGCGGGCAGGCTCGACCCTGCCGGGCTGCGGTCACTCGACGCCATTCATCTCGCTGCGGCGCTCGACCTCGGCGACGACCTCGACGGATTGGTCACTTACGACGACCGTCTGGCAGAAGCAGCGGTCGCGAACGGTGTCGCCGTACTGACACCACGGTGACGGAAGGGTGCGCGCTGTCGACAGCGGTAACGATGCTTGCCGTCGGCGTCGCCGGACGTGGGCGCGGTCAGAGCACGGTGTAGAGGGTGTCGATGAGGGTTCGGTTGCGGGTGCTCTGCCAGCGGGGGATCACGTCGTTCATCACGTAGCCGAAGGCCACCCCGGCATCGGGGTCGGCGAAGCCGACGGCGCCACCGGTGCCGAAGTGGCCGAAGCTGCGAGGGTTGGTTCCGAAGGGACGGCGGGCGGTCGTGGGGGTGAACCCCAGCCCGAACCCGGCCTCCTCACCGAGGATCGGGCACGGTCCGGTGGCGTGGGGGCGGGTGGCGATCCGGGTTCGCCTGGCGACTATGCGCCGACGGCGCGTCCCGGAGCCCGGTTGCCGCACGCGTGGCTTGCCGAGACGGGCGGCCGGTCGACGCTCGACCTCGTACCCATCGACCGGCCTGTGCTGTTCAGCTTCGGTGACCACGAGGGCTGGGCGAGCACCCTTCGCAACGTCGACACCGCCGCCGAGGTCGCGACCGTGAAGGTCGGCGTCGACACACCAGAACTGGACGCGTGGCGCACGCTGTGCGAGTTGGGGCCGACCGGCGCGCTGCTGGTCCGGCCCGACCACCACGTCGCCTGGCGCGCCCGCAGTGTCGAAGAGTCGTCGGATCTCGCACGGGCTCTCGACGCCGTCACCGGAACCACGAACCCGAAGAAATGAGACAACCGTGAGCTACTCCCTGGCCAATGTGGAAGGCCGAGCCGCACTGGTGGCCGACGGCCGGTGGTTCGACCTCGAGTCGGTGTCGGGCGGTGAGTTCGGCCCGGACCCCATGGCGGCGCTGTCCGAACCAGACCGCCTCACCATGCTCAGCGCTGAGCTGGACCGACACGAACCGAACGGCTCGCTCGACCCTGAACGTCTCGGCCCGCCGGTGCCCCGGCCGCGCAACGTGTACGCCGTCGGCCTCAACTACCAGGCCCACGCCGATGAGGGCGGCATGGATGTGTCCGCCAACCCTCTGGTCTTCGCGAAGTTCCCCTCGTGCCTGGCCGGCCCCACCACGGACATCGAGCTGCGCAGCGACGCCGTGGACTACGAGGGTGAGCTCGTGGTCGTGATCGGACCGGGCGGCAAGGACATCGAACCCGAGGACGCGTGGGATCACATCGTCGGGCTGACGGTCGGTCAGGACATCTCCGACCGAGCGGTGCAGTTCGCCGCCCAGCCGCCGCATTTCGACCTCGGCAAGTCGTTCGACACCTTCGGCCCGATCGGCCCGACAGTGGTCTCACCCGATTCAGTCGACCGTGAGCGGCTACGCATCGTCACTGAGGTGAACGGCGAGATCCGCCAGGACGGCACCACCGACGAGATGATCTTCGACATCCCCATGCTCGTGTCCTACCTGTCCAGGGTCACCACTCTGAGCACCGGCGACCTGATCTTCACCGGCACGCCCGAGGGCATCGGCGTCGCGCAGGGCAAGTTCCTCGTCGACGGCGACATCCTCACCACCCGCATCGATGGCATCGGGAGGCTCACCAACCGCTGCGTACGACGCAGCGACCACGATGTCTGCTGACGGCAGCGAGACGGCGGGCGAGTCGGTCGACCACTCGGCGAAGTAGGCGCGGCCGAGGAGATCGACGGGAAGCCAGGCGTCCAGTGATCTCGTCCACAGCTGACCCGACTCGGGGTCGTATTCCGCGGGCAGTCGGACGATGTCGGGTACGACGGCGTCGAGTCCGAGTTTGTCCGCCACGAGGAGAGTGCCGACCGCGAGCCGATCGAAGGTGACGATACCGGCGCTTCCTCCAGGAAATCGGCGCCGATCTCGGCGATGGCGCGGTTCACCGGCCCCGGCTCGAGGACCTCGATCGGTGGCGGTGTGTCGGTGAGGTCGAAGGATGCAATGTCCGATGCGGGGTCGATGCGGAAGCCCCACGAGAACAGCCACAGTGAGTCGATCTGGTCACCGGCGGCACGGTCGGGCGTATAGCCAAGGGCTGGGCTGTGCTGGAGGTCGCCGTTGGTGACGTCGATCAGCTTGTCCAGGACGGTCTGTTCGGGCACATCGGCAGGGAGGCGGATGGAGGACTGCAGAGCCGCTGGGTAGGGTCCAGGCATGAAGGGAGTCACAGGGCGCAGAGTTGTCGTGACCGGGGGAGCCTCGGGTATCGGACTGGCAACGGTGCGCTTCCTCCAGAACGAAGGTGCTGCCGTCGCGATCATCGATCGCGACGCAGAGGGGGCTGAGGCCGTGGGCGTGCCCTGGGTAGAAGCCGACCTGGCCGATCCGAATGGTTGGCGGGCCGCCGTCGTGCAGGCGGCCGGCGAGCTCGGTGGCATCGACGGGCTGGTGAACAACGCTGTTTCGGTCGTCGGGGGCCCGGCCTCCCTCGCCGAACAGAACCTCGACGATTTCTCGGCCACCCTGGCCATGAACGGCACCAGTGTGCTGGGTGCCACCCAGGCAGCAGCCGACCTGATGGACGGGCCCGGAGCCGTCGTCAACATCGCTTCACTTCAGGGCACGAACGCCTCACCGGGGCTCTATCAGTACGGCGCAGCGAAGGCGGCGGTGATCCATCTCACCAAGTCCCTGGCCCTCGAGCTCGCCCCACGCCAGATTCGGGTGAATGCCGTGGCTCCGGCGATGACCCTGACCCCGGCGGTGATGCGCGGGGTGAGCGCCGAGCGTCGCGCCGCGAGCATCGCGGCCATTCCGCTCGGCTACGCGGGCGAACCCGACGACATCGCCGGCACCATCGGCTTCCTCCTCAGCGACCTCGCCCGGTTCATCACCGGGCAGCTGCTCATCGCCGACGGGGGCCTCAGTCTCACCACCGCCCGCCCTCATCGAGGCGAGTTGCCGTAGGACGGCCGGCGTGTCCGGCAGCGGCGCGAGCACTCGCTACGCTCGGCGGCTGCAGACGTGGGAGCCGCCGACAATGCCGATTGAGGAATTCCGGGTACACGTGCCCGATGTCGAGATCGAGGATCTGCACCGTCGGCTCGGGACGGCGCGGCTTCCCGACCAGCTCCCTGGCTCGGGCTGGAGCTACGGAACCGATCGCGACACGCTCGAGGAGTGGGTCGCCCATTGGCGCGAACACTTCGACTGGCGGGCGGTGGAAGCAAGGTTCAACGCGTTCGAGCAAGGCGTGACGGAAGCTGCCGGCGAACGCGTCCATTTCGTCCACGCACGCTCCCCGGAGCCCGACGCCGTACCGCTTCTCATCACCCACGGATGGCCGGGCAGCGTCGTCGAGTTCCTCGACATCATCGAACCGCTCCGCGATCCAGGCGCCTTCGGTGGAGATCCGGCGGATGCCTTCCACGTCGTGTGCCCGCACATCCCCGGGTTCGGGTTCTCCGGTCCGACGAAACACCCCGGCTTCCACGTCGGCCGAGCGGCAGCCGCGATCTCCGATGTGATGCACG
The genomic region above belongs to Acidimicrobiales bacterium and contains:
- a CDS encoding type II toxin-antitoxin system prevent-host-death family antitoxin; translation: MSEVGIRALKQNASAVVAEAAAGETVTITDRGRPVARMSAIPTSRLRALIEEGHARPARGRLTDLPFPEPGPVLADALHDMRDDERY
- a CDS encoding type II toxin-antitoxin system VapC family toxin, with the translated sequence MAFYVDTSALVKLVVAEPETAAFRAWLDEPGREPVTCDLARTELMRVVRRAVPDRVLRAREVLDAVTLVRVTPAVFESAGRLDPAGLRSLDAIHLAAALDLGDDLDGLVTYDDRLAEAAVANGVAVLTPR
- a CDS encoding serine hydrolase, whose product is MRQPGSGTRRRRIVARRTRIATRPHATGPCPILGEEAGFGLGFTPTTARRPFGTNPRSFGHFGTGGAVGFADPDAGVAFGYVMNDVIPRWQSTRNRTLIDTLYTVL
- a CDS encoding fumarylacetoacetate hydrolase family protein, with protein sequence MSYSLANVEGRAALVADGRWFDLESVSGGEFGPDPMAALSEPDRLTMLSAELDRHEPNGSLDPERLGPPVPRPRNVYAVGLNYQAHADEGGMDVSANPLVFAKFPSCLAGPTTDIELRSDAVDYEGELVVVIGPGGKDIEPEDAWDHIVGLTVGQDISDRAVQFAAQPPHFDLGKSFDTFGPIGPTVVSPDSVDRERLRIVTEVNGEIRQDGTTDEMIFDIPMLVSYLSRVTTLSTGDLIFTGTPEGIGVAQGKFLVDGDILTTRIDGIGRLTNRCVRRSDHDVC
- a CDS encoding SDR family oxidoreductase; its protein translation is MKGVTGRRVVVTGGASGIGLATVRFLQNEGAAVAIIDRDAEGAEAVGVPWVEADLADPNGWRAAVVQAAGELGGIDGLVNNAVSVVGGPASLAEQNLDDFSATLAMNGTSVLGATQAAADLMDGPGAVVNIASLQGTNASPGLYQYGAAKAAVIHLTKSLALELAPRQIRVNAVAPAMTLTPAVMRGVSAERRAASIAAIPLGYAGEPDDIAGTIGFLLSDLARFITGQLLIADGGLSLTTARPHRGELP